A genomic segment from Thermostichus lividus PCC 6715 encodes:
- the priA gene encoding primosomal protein N', with amino-acid sequence MTAAMVIGGDLDHGREERLTSSVAPTLGQWVSVLVDCPGVEEAYTYGVPAGWTVAAGDIVEVPFGQQLLRGIVLQVLSDLPEAVAAEQVRPLTAVVGTSFLPVGYWHVLEQVAAYYCTPLIQVVRTALPPGVLGRSQRRLRLRTTAIPPLSVGAQQVLTFLQKSATGDYSLRYVAQHVPRSQRGIAELVRLGVVEVYWAAPPQAQAQWQQAVVLLRCDGADLSDRQRRIVDYLRQQPQDCWLQDLLRATGSSPKTIQRLVERGYVAIVARQRCRLDQGMAVPADQPQGLTLAQQSALAAIVASLGRTQEFLLHGVTGSGKTEVYLQAIGACLAQGRSALLLVPEIGLTPQLTDRVRARFGDRVVVYHSGLSDGERYDTWRLTLLAEPRVVIGTRSAILLPLAGLGLIVLDEEHDSGYKQDQPQPCYHARTVARWRSQQDQCPLILGSATPALSTWQGAQAGHITYLSLPERIHAVPLPPITVVDMREELRRGNRTMFSRLLQNALKHLPQQQAQAILFIQRRGHSTFVSCRSCGSAIDCPHCSVSLTVHLHDQHSQVLRCHYCNYSQGVPQRCPVCDSPYLKPFGSGTQRVVAELNRLFPDLRVLRFDSDTTQRKGAHRQLLAAFAAGEADVMVGTQMLTKGIDLPQVALVGILAADGLLHLPDYQAAERTFQILTQVAGRSGRGHLPGQVILQTYVPEHPVIGAVKAYAWQEFAQQELASREPLGYPPIAS; translated from the coding sequence TTGACGGCTGCGATGGTCATTGGTGGTGACTTAGATCACGGGCGAGAGGAGCGCTTGACATCGTCTGTTGCACCTACGCTGGGGCAGTGGGTGAGTGTGCTCGTGGATTGCCCAGGGGTGGAGGAGGCCTATACCTACGGGGTGCCGGCGGGCTGGACCGTGGCGGCGGGGGACATTGTGGAGGTGCCCTTTGGCCAACAACTGCTGCGGGGAATTGTCTTGCAGGTGCTAAGCGATTTGCCGGAGGCGGTGGCCGCAGAGCAGGTGCGGCCGTTGACGGCGGTGGTGGGTACCTCGTTTTTGCCGGTGGGCTACTGGCACGTCCTAGAGCAGGTGGCCGCCTATTACTGTACGCCGCTGATACAGGTGGTACGGACGGCGTTACCGCCGGGGGTGTTGGGGCGATCGCAACGGCGGCTGCGGTTACGCACAACGGCGATACCGCCCCTATCGGTCGGGGCGCAACAGGTGCTCACGTTTTTGCAAAAGAGTGCGACGGGGGACTACAGTCTGCGCTATGTGGCGCAGCACGTGCCGCGATCGCAGCGGGGGATTGCTGAGTTAGTGCGCCTTGGGGTGGTTGAGGTCTATTGGGCTGCGCCACCTCAAGCACAGGCGCAGTGGCAACAGGCGGTGGTGCTGTTGCGCTGCGATGGGGCTGATCTGAGCGATCGCCAACGCCGGATTGTGGACTATTTACGGCAACAGCCCCAAGACTGTTGGCTGCAAGACCTATTGCGGGCTACGGGCAGCAGTCCTAAAACGATCCAACGCTTGGTAGAGCGCGGGTACGTGGCCATTGTGGCGCGGCAGCGCTGTCGCCTTGATCAGGGGATGGCAGTACCAGCGGATCAGCCGCAAGGGTTGACGTTGGCGCAGCAGAGCGCTCTAGCGGCAATTGTGGCCAGCTTAGGACGGACGCAGGAGTTTTTGCTGCACGGTGTGACGGGGTCTGGCAAAACTGAGGTGTATTTACAGGCGATTGGGGCGTGCTTGGCGCAGGGGCGATCGGCGCTGCTATTGGTGCCAGAAATTGGCTTGACTCCCCAGCTAACGGATCGGGTGCGGGCACGCTTTGGCGATCGGGTGGTGGTGTACCACAGTGGCCTCAGTGATGGCGAGCGCTACGATACGTGGCGGCTGACGCTATTGGCAGAGCCACGGGTGGTGATTGGCACCCGGTCGGCAATTTTGCTGCCCCTTGCGGGGTTGGGGCTAATTGTGCTGGATGAGGAGCACGACAGTGGCTACAAGCAGGATCAACCGCAGCCCTGTTACCATGCCCGCACGGTGGCGCGGTGGCGATCGCAACAGGATCAGTGCCCCTTAATTTTAGGGTCTGCCACGCCAGCCCTGAGCACCTGGCAGGGTGCCCAAGCGGGGCACATCACCTACTTGAGTTTGCCCGAGCGCATTCATGCGGTGCCCCTCCCCCCCATCACGGTTGTGGATATGCGCGAGGAGTTGCGGCGGGGGAACCGCACCATGTTTAGCCGCCTGCTGCAAAATGCCCTAAAACACCTGCCGCAACAGCAGGCACAGGCCATTCTGTTTATTCAGCGGCGCGGCCACAGCACCTTTGTGTCCTGCCGCAGTTGTGGCAGTGCCATTGACTGCCCCCATTGCAGTGTCTCCCTGACGGTGCATCTGCACGATCAGCATAGCCAGGTGCTGCGCTGTCACTATTGCAATTACAGCCAAGGGGTGCCGCAGCGCTGCCCAGTCTGCGATTCGCCGTACCTCAAGCCCTTTGGCAGCGGTACCCAGCGTGTGGTGGCCGAGCTCAATCGCCTTTTTCCAGATCTGCGGGTGCTGCGGTTTGACAGTGACACCACCCAGCGCAAGGGAGCGCATCGCCAGCTGCTTGCAGCGTTTGCCGCGGGGGAGGCCGATGTTATGGTGGGCACCCAAATGCTGACCAAGGGGATTGATTTACCCCAGGTGGCTCTGGTGGGGATTCTAGCAGCGGATGGGCTGCTCCATTTGCCCGACTATCAAGCGGCAGAGCGCACGTTTCAAATTCTCACGCAAGTGGCGGGGCGATCGGGGCGAGGGCACCTGCCCGGACAGGTGATTTTGCAAACCTATGTGCCCGAGCATCCCGTGATTGGTGCGGTTAAAGCCTACGCTTGGCAGGAGTTTGCCCAGCAGGAACTCGCCAGCCGTGAACCCCTCGGATACCCCCCCATTGCCAGTTGA